Proteins from a single region of Actinomycetota bacterium:
- a CDS encoding bifunctional 3,4-dihydroxy-2-butanone-4-phosphate synthase/GTP cyclohydrolase II, whose amino-acid sequence MTLAKIEDAIAEIRAGRMVIVVDDEDRENEGDIVVAAEKLTDDQVSFMVRYCSGIICVPMESRRLEELNLPLMISQNSESMGTAFTVSVDARRGTTTGISAGDRAATVRALVDSETKPWDLARPGHVFPLRYVDGGVLRRAGHTEASVDLARLAGLYPAGVLCEVVNEDGTMARMPDLQRFAEEHGLLIVSIADLIAYRRHREKLVHRRTEARIPTAFGSFNAVAYESHDGRTHVALVKGDPAGKQNVLVRVHSECFTGDVLGSVRCDCGIQLNEAMRKIELEGEGVVVYIRGHEGRGIGLRHKLEAYALQDEGLDTVEANLELGFGADTRDYGVGAQILVDLGISTMRLLTNNPTKRAGLEGYGLRIVDRVAIQSEPNPENLRYLQTKRDKLGHILDSLVASGEAAGESETEEV is encoded by the coding sequence AAGATCGAAGATGCGATCGCAGAGATCAGAGCGGGACGCATGGTGATCGTGGTCGACGACGAGGACCGCGAGAACGAGGGAGACATAGTCGTCGCTGCCGAGAAGCTGACAGACGATCAGGTGAGCTTCATGGTTCGCTACTGCTCCGGGATCATCTGCGTCCCGATGGAGAGCCGGCGCCTCGAAGAGCTCAATCTGCCGCTGATGATCTCGCAGAACTCCGAATCCATGGGCACGGCGTTCACCGTCAGCGTCGATGCCAGACGCGGCACGACGACCGGGATCTCGGCCGGGGACCGGGCCGCGACCGTCCGCGCTCTCGTGGACTCAGAGACGAAGCCGTGGGACCTGGCGCGTCCGGGCCACGTCTTCCCACTCCGGTACGTGGACGGGGGAGTGCTTCGCCGCGCGGGTCACACCGAGGCGTCGGTTGATCTCGCGCGTCTCGCGGGGCTCTACCCAGCGGGCGTTCTGTGTGAGGTCGTGAACGAGGACGGGACGATGGCGCGTATGCCGGACCTCCAGCGGTTCGCGGAGGAGCATGGTCTTTTGATCGTCTCGATCGCCGACCTCATCGCTTACCGGCGTCATCGGGAGAAGCTCGTTCATCGGCGGACCGAGGCGCGCATTCCCACCGCCTTCGGGAGCTTCAACGCGGTGGCGTACGAATCTCACGACGGCCGAACCCACGTCGCTCTCGTAAAGGGTGATCCGGCGGGCAAGCAGAACGTTCTCGTCCGCGTGCACTCCGAGTGCTTCACCGGGGATGTGCTCGGAAGCGTGCGGTGTGACTGCGGCATCCAGTTGAACGAGGCGATGCGCAAGATCGAGCTGGAGGGTGAGGGGGTCGTCGTCTACATCAGAGGCCACGAGGGCCGCGGGATAGGGCTGCGTCACAAGCTCGAGGCGTACGCCTTGCAGGACGAGGGCCTTGACACCGTGGAGGCGAACCTGGAGCTGGGATTCGGCGCCGACACGCGCGATTACGGCGTGGGAGCGCAGATACTGGTGGACCTCGGGATCTCGACGATGAGGCTCTTGACCAACAACCCGACGAAGCGGGCCGGACTCGAGGGCTACGGCCTCCGGATCGTCGATCGGGTTGCGATCCAGAGCGAGCCGAACCCGGAGAACCTGAGATACCTGCAGACGAAGCGCGACAAGCTCGGCCACATCCTCGACTCGCTGGTAGCCAGCGGCGAGGCTGCAGGCGAGTCCGAGACGGAGGAGGTCTGA
- the ribE gene encoding 6,7-dimethyl-8-ribityllumazine synthase → MTQLYEGSFDGRNLRVAVIAARFNETIVKQLVEGALDCLKRHTVKDADISLVWVPGAFEIPATAKRLAASGEVDAIVCLGAVIRGETAHFDYVASHASNGIGAIALETGLPIANGILTTENVAQATDRAGGKMGNKGFEAALAALEMANLYASLPKPAPGL, encoded by the coding sequence ATGACGCAGCTCTACGAGGGCAGCTTCGACGGCCGGAACCTGCGCGTGGCGGTGATAGCGGCCCGGTTCAACGAAACGATCGTGAAGCAACTCGTGGAGGGGGCGCTTGATTGCCTCAAGCGTCACACCGTGAAGGACGCGGACATCTCTCTGGTGTGGGTGCCGGGAGCGTTCGAGATACCCGCAACCGCCAAACGTCTGGCCGCGTCCGGTGAGGTCGACGCGATCGTTTGTCTAGGCGCTGTGATCAGAGGCGAGACGGCGCACTTCGACTACGTCGCGAGCCACGCGAGCAACGGCATAGGCGCGATCGCGTTGGAGACGGGGCTCCCGATCGCCAACGGGATCCTCACTACGGAGAACGTTGCCCAGGCCACGGATCGCGCCGGCGGCAAGATGGGCAACAAGGGATTCGAGGCCGCGCTGGCGGCGCTCGAGATGGCGAACCTCTACGCGTCACTCCCCAAACCTGCTCCCGGCCTCTAG
- the hisG gene encoding ATP phosphoribosyltransferase: MLKLVLPKGSLERATMDLFEAADLKVSRGSDREYRGSIDDPRIDSVAVLRPQEIPVYVEDGFFDVGVTGEDWIAERGANVVKVTALDYSKQTDSPVKIVLAVPRDSGVTEAQQIKPDSRISTEFPNLTKSYFEGLGIPVRIFLSYGATEAKVPDIVDAIVDLTETGSTLRRHGMEIIDVLLESRTHLIANPAAFEDPEKRRAIEELTLLLRGAVDARGRVLVKLNVAANDLDRVVELLPAMRAPTVSALAEDGFYAVETIVPKSTINILIPKLKGAGAEDLVELPITKIVP, encoded by the coding sequence ATGCTGAAGCTCGTCCTCCCGAAGGGGTCGCTCGAGCGGGCGACGATGGACCTGTTCGAGGCCGCGGACCTCAAGGTGTCGCGGGGCTCCGACCGGGAATACCGCGGGAGCATCGACGACCCGAGGATCGATTCGGTCGCGGTGTTGAGACCACAAGAGATACCGGTTTACGTCGAGGACGGCTTCTTCGACGTCGGTGTCACCGGCGAGGACTGGATCGCCGAGCGAGGCGCGAACGTCGTCAAGGTGACGGCTTTGGATTACTCGAAGCAGACGGACAGTCCGGTGAAGATCGTGTTGGCGGTGCCGAGAGACTCCGGCGTCACCGAGGCGCAGCAGATTAAGCCCGACTCGCGGATCTCGACCGAGTTCCCGAACCTCACCAAGTCTTACTTCGAAGGGCTCGGCATCCCGGTGCGCATCTTCCTGTCCTACGGCGCCACGGAGGCAAAGGTGCCCGACATCGTGGACGCGATCGTCGACCTCACGGAGACCGGCTCGACGCTGCGGCGTCACGGGATGGAGATCATCGATGTCCTGCTGGAGTCTCGGACTCACTTGATCGCGAACCCGGCAGCGTTCGAAGACCCCGAGAAGCGCCGCGCGATCGAGGAGCTCACGCTCCTGTTGCGAGGCGCGGTCGACGCGAGAGGACGTGTGCTGGTGAAGCTGAACGTCGCTGCCAACGATCTAGATCGCGTGGTGGAGCTACTGCCGGCTATGCGCGCTCCGACGGTCTCGGCGCTCGCGGAAGACGGGTTCTACGCCGTGGAAACCATCGTGCCGAAGTCGACCATCAACATCCTGATTCCCAAGCTCAAGGGCGCGGGGGCCGAGGACCTGGTGGAGCTTCCGATCACGAAGATCGTGCCGTGA
- a CDS encoding cold-shock protein, translating into MAEGTVKWFSNEKGYGFISQSDGEDVFVHFSAIQSEGYKSLQEGQAVEFDVTDGPKGKQASNVRPV; encoded by the coding sequence GTGGCTGAAGGTACCGTGAAGTGGTTCAGCAACGAGAAGGGCTACGGATTCATCTCGCAGTCCGATGGTGAAGATGTCTTCGTGCATTTCTCGGCGATCCAGTCAGAGGGCTACAAGTCCCTCCAAGAGGGTCAAGCGGTCGAGTTCGATGTAACGGATGGGCCGAAGGGCAAGCAGGCGTCGAACGTCCGCCCCGTCTAG
- the infC gene encoding translation initiation factor IF-3: protein MNDRIRVPQVRVVASDGTQVGIIDTQKALDMAAEQDLDLVEVAAQADPPVCRIMDYGKYKYEQDQRQKEARKKQSLIIVKEMKMRPKIDRHDYETKKGHVVRFLRQGAKVKVTIMFRGREMAHQELGRKLLDKLAVDVADIAKVDTPPKVDGRNMTMVLGPYKEAITPKPVHVPKQKAGKPEDGGPEQSQEAAPKPVKKLPPKVTRAEGG, encoded by the coding sequence GTGAACGATCGCATCAGGGTTCCACAGGTGCGAGTAGTGGCGTCCGATGGGACGCAGGTGGGGATCATCGACACGCAGAAGGCGCTCGATATGGCCGCCGAACAGGACCTCGACCTGGTCGAGGTAGCTGCTCAGGCGGATCCGCCGGTCTGCCGGATCATGGATTACGGCAAGTACAAGTACGAACAGGACCAGCGGCAGAAGGAAGCTCGCAAGAAGCAGTCGCTCATCATCGTCAAAGAGATGAAGATGCGGCCCAAGATCGACCGACACGACTACGAGACGAAGAAGGGTCACGTCGTGCGTTTCTTGCGGCAGGGCGCGAAGGTCAAGGTCACCATCATGTTCCGAGGAAGAGAGATGGCTCACCAGGAGCTCGGGCGCAAACTGCTGGACAAGCTCGCGGTGGACGTCGCCGACATCGCCAAGGTCGACACGCCTCCCAAGGTCGACGGGAGGAACATGACGATGGTCCTCGGTCCCTACAAAGAAGCGATCACTCCAAAGCCTGTGCACGTGCCGAAGCAGAAGGCGGGGAAGCCGGAAGACGGCGGTCCGGAGCAGTCGCAAGAGGCTGCGCCGAAGCCGGTGAAGAAGCTTCCGCCGAAGGTGACAAGAGCAGAGGGAGGCTGA
- the rpmI gene encoding 50S ribosomal protein L35 produces MPKMKTHKGARSRFKTTGTGKIRRRQANLNHFLGKKPSKQKRRLEKSTAVDKSDVKRIRRMLGE; encoded by the coding sequence GTGCCGAAGATGAAGACCCACAAGGGAGCGCGCAGCAGGTTCAAGACGACGGGCACCGGCAAGATCCGGCGCCGTCAGGCGAACCTGAACCACTTCCTGGGGAAGAAGCCGTCGAAGCAGAAGCGCCGGCTCGAGAAGAGCACGGCCGTGGACAAGAGCGACGTCAAGCGCATCCGCCGGATGCTCGGCGAGTAG
- the rplT gene encoding 50S ribosomal protein L20, whose product MPRVKRGVAGRKKRKEVLKQAKGYYSARGKHFRAANEQLLHSGTYAYRDRRARKGDFRRLWITRINAGARLHGLSYSRLIAGLRVAEVEVDRKMLAELAVNEPEAFAALAQVAKQSLDGEA is encoded by the coding sequence ATGCCACGGGTGAAGAGAGGCGTCGCAGGACGCAAGAAGCGCAAGGAAGTACTGAAGCAGGCGAAGGGTTACTACTCGGCGCGCGGCAAGCACTTCCGCGCCGCCAACGAGCAGCTGCTGCACTCTGGGACCTACGCGTACCGCGACCGGAGAGCGCGCAAGGGCGACTTCCGCCGGCTCTGGATCACGCGCATCAACGCCGGTGCTCGTTTGCACGGGCTGTCCTACAGCCGGTTGATCGCGGGACTCCGAGTGGCCGAGGTCGAGGTGGATCGCAAGATGCTGGCCGAGCTAGCGGTGAACGAGCCCGAGGCGTTCGCTGCCCTCGCACAGGTAGCGAAGCAGTCTCTCGACGGCGAGGCCTAG
- a CDS encoding RNA methyltransferase, translated as MREALEAGLRLVDAFVAADDDGAAALAQDLEQAGVDCLDVGDNVLRAVSDTSTPQGVVAVAEIPSFSIRDLPPSSELVLVLAEVRDPGNAGTLVRSAAAAGAGCVVFSEGSVDPFGPKTVRAASGAIFKIGIARSSPLVPTLLALKERGFAAVGAEGSSNAVLYDLDLRRPTAVVLGNEAHGLPQGVVEVLDEVARIPVDDAVESLNVATAGSIFLFEAVRQRRLSSAPHG; from the coding sequence GTGCGGGAGGCTCTAGAGGCGGGGCTTCGGTTGGTGGACGCGTTCGTGGCCGCCGACGATGATGGTGCCGCCGCGCTCGCGCAAGACCTCGAGCAGGCGGGCGTCGACTGCCTCGACGTCGGCGACAACGTTCTGAGGGCGGTATCCGACACCTCCACCCCGCAGGGCGTCGTCGCGGTTGCGGAGATACCTTCGTTCAGCATCCGGGACCTTCCGCCTTCGTCCGAGCTGGTTCTCGTTCTCGCCGAGGTGCGGGACCCGGGGAACGCCGGGACGTTGGTGCGTTCGGCTGCGGCCGCCGGGGCGGGATGCGTCGTCTTCTCAGAGGGTTCGGTCGATCCCTTCGGTCCCAAGACGGTCCGTGCCGCGTCGGGCGCGATCTTCAAGATCGGGATCGCGCGATCCTCGCCGCTCGTGCCGACACTTCTGGCGCTCAAGGAGCGCGGGTTCGCAGCGGTAGGGGCCGAGGGAAGTTCGAACGCCGTCTTGTACGACCTGGATCTGCGTCGTCCGACCGCTGTGGTCCTGGGGAACGAGGCTCACGGTCTGCCCCAGGGCGTCGTCGAGGTTCTCGATGAGGTCGCGCGGATCCCCGTCGATGATGCGGTCGAGTCTCTGAACGTCGCCACTGCGGGATCGATCTTTCTCTTCGAGGCCGTCAGACAGCGCCGTTTATCCTCTGCACCCCATGGATGA
- a CDS encoding HAMP domain-containing histidine kinase, whose protein sequence is MDEAPRFAEMISKIAHELRSPLTSVKGFSSTLIRRWDRFSDEQKFQFVETIHADAERMARIVSEVLDLARLETGRLELHQQNVDLAALATAATGHNAALPGSERVEVRLDDGVSAYADPERLAHVLGNLIENAIKFSDEGAIVVDARPVGQGIELSVTDQGVGIEPDRLQTVFSGPGPTGQKATPSGTGLGLYLSKRLMEAHGGSISVESSPGRGSTFTITLPQAAPGE, encoded by the coding sequence ATGGATGAGGCGCCCCGTTTCGCGGAGATGATCTCGAAGATCGCGCACGAGCTCCGCTCACCCCTCACCTCGGTTAAAGGCTTCTCTTCCACGCTCATCCGCAGGTGGGATCGCTTCAGTGACGAGCAGAAGTTCCAGTTCGTCGAGACGATCCACGCCGATGCCGAACGCATGGCGCGGATCGTGTCGGAGGTTCTGGATCTGGCGAGGCTCGAAACAGGGCGCTTGGAGCTCCATCAGCAGAACGTCGATCTCGCCGCGCTCGCCACCGCCGCGACCGGACATAATGCTGCGCTGCCGGGGTCGGAGCGGGTCGAGGTCCGTCTCGATGACGGTGTGAGCGCGTACGCTGACCCCGAACGGCTCGCGCATGTCCTCGGGAACCTCATCGAGAACGCCATCAAGTTCTCCGACGAGGGCGCGATCGTCGTCGATGCCCGGCCGGTGGGTCAGGGGATCGAGCTGTCGGTGACGGACCAAGGGGTCGGCATCGAGCCCGATCGGCTACAAACGGTGTTCTCGGGGCCTGGGCCGACGGGTCAGAAAGCGACGCCTTCTGGAACCGGGCTCGGGCTCTATCTGAGCAAGCGGCTGATGGAGGCTCACGGGGGCTCGATCAGCGTCGAGAGCTCGCCGGGCCGCGGCTCGACCTTCACGATCACGCTTCCCCAGGCGGCGCCAGGTGAGTGA
- the pheS gene encoding phenylalanine--tRNA ligase subunit alpha, whose product MSDLQARLEQARSDGLARIAEAHDLASLEEAKIRTLGRKAPLSQARSSLGKVDEDERRTTGRLANEVQKDLEAALQAKLDLFQAAERERRWERERIDVTLPGSMPPLGGVHPLTKTIWEIVDIFVGLGYVVAEGPEVELSLYNFDALNTPPAHPARSPQDTFYVEGTNEAVCLRTQTSPMQMRIMETQPPPIYVLVPGRTYRREAEDATHLSQFAQIEGLAVDEGVTMADLKGSLTTFARAIFGGDLDVRLRPHYFPFTEPSAELDVQCFVCRGSGSSCRMCKGEGWIEVLGCGMVDPALFQWAGHDPERYSGFAFGMGVERIAALAHGVSDIRYFYDNDLRFLSQFRGIA is encoded by the coding sequence GTGAGTGACCTCCAGGCGCGCCTGGAGCAGGCTCGCTCGGACGGCTTGGCACGGATAGCGGAGGCGCATGACCTCGCCTCGCTCGAAGAGGCGAAGATCCGCACTCTCGGCCGCAAGGCCCCGCTGTCGCAAGCGCGCTCGAGCCTCGGGAAAGTGGACGAGGACGAGCGCAGAACCACGGGTCGGTTGGCGAACGAGGTGCAGAAGGATCTCGAGGCGGCGCTGCAGGCGAAGCTAGACCTGTTCCAGGCCGCGGAGCGCGAACGCCGCTGGGAGCGCGAACGGATCGACGTGACGCTGCCGGGCTCCATGCCGCCGCTGGGCGGCGTGCACCCGCTGACCAAGACGATCTGGGAGATCGTCGACATCTTCGTTGGTCTTGGTTATGTCGTTGCGGAGGGCCCCGAGGTCGAGCTGTCGCTCTACAACTTCGACGCGCTGAACACGCCACCGGCCCACCCGGCCCGGTCGCCGCAAGACACCTTCTACGTCGAGGGAACGAACGAAGCCGTGTGTCTGCGGACGCAGACGTCGCCGATGCAGATGCGCATCATGGAGACGCAGCCGCCTCCGATCTACGTGCTCGTCCCCGGCAGGACCTATCGGCGCGAGGCCGAGGACGCGACGCATCTGAGTCAGTTCGCGCAGATAGAGGGGCTTGCCGTCGACGAAGGCGTAACGATGGCAGACCTCAAGGGCTCGCTCACCACGTTCGCCCGCGCGATCTTCGGAGGTGACCTCGACGTGCGCCTCCGTCCGCACTACTTCCCGTTCACGGAACCGTCCGCGGAGCTGGACGTGCAGTGTTTCGTGTGCCGCGGATCCGGCAGCTCGTGCCGCATGTGCAAGGGCGAGGGCTGGATCGAGGTGCTGGGCTGCGGGATGGTCGATCCCGCCTTGTTCCAGTGGGCGGGGCACGATCCGGAGCGGTATTCGGGCTTCGCCTTCGGGATGGGCGTGGAGCGGATAGCCGCGCTCGCGCATGGCGTGAGTGACATCAGGTACTTCTACGACAACGACCTCCGTTTCCTCTCGCAGTTCAGGGGGATCGCGTGA
- the pheT gene encoding phenylalanine--tRNA ligase subunit beta, with amino-acid sequence MRVPMKWLAEFVDVDVPVEKLAELLDLSGTKVEAIHRPGASIGGVVVAQVLEITQHPNADTLTLVDVRTNEGEPQRVVCGAKNFAVGDLVPLAQVGARLAEMEITERKIRGQTSRGMLCSAAELGVSADHSGILVLPRDAAPGDDVVGLLGLNDTILELEITPNRPDCMSVLGVAREVSALLRNDLRRPEVKLGTAAVTNPVSVDVQDPVGCPRYLARYIEDVKVERSPAWVTARLLSVGVRAVSNVVDVTNLVLFELGQPLHAFDAAKVSDAHIVVRRGRRGERMTTLDGHERRLHPDDLLIAEKKAALGIAGVMGGGDSEVSDQTTSVILESAYFQPESISFTGRRHGLRTEASARFERGTDPEMVTFAADRAASLIAELAGGRVAGDLVDRYPSPIRRATISLRPRRVEQILGSRVAADQQMTYLRSLELVVTESDGLLQVEVPTFRPDLVREIDLVEEVGRLAGFDHLPNTLPPGRTGRLDRSQVAERALRRLLAALGFHEAWTSSFMAESELTRLGVSAADPAARAVRLANPTSEESRCLRTTLLPGLLRSVALNERQRAPGVALFELARVYEASGERLPQEAVVLAGVVSGARRLAAWSAPEQAWDFFHAKGIVESVFASFGLPAPAFSQVQGLPFHPTRAAAVTVDGTAAGAVGELHPEVLTAWEIERPVIAFELALAPVLAALPERTKVQELGRFPSNFFDIAVVVNADLVSSEVEAIIREVGAPEVVNVRLFDVYEGDQIPEGKKSLAFALELRSKEATVTDAVAATVRDRIVAALAARLGAGLRR; translated from the coding sequence GTGAGGGTTCCGATGAAGTGGCTCGCGGAGTTCGTCGACGTCGACGTGCCCGTGGAGAAGCTGGCGGAGCTGCTGGACCTGTCGGGGACGAAGGTCGAGGCCATCCACAGACCGGGTGCCTCGATCGGCGGCGTCGTCGTCGCCCAGGTACTAGAGATAACCCAGCACCCGAACGCGGACACGTTGACGCTCGTCGACGTCCGAACGAACGAGGGCGAGCCGCAACGCGTCGTCTGTGGCGCGAAGAACTTCGCCGTCGGCGACCTCGTCCCGCTCGCGCAGGTCGGGGCGCGCCTGGCGGAGATGGAGATAACCGAACGCAAGATCCGGGGTCAGACGAGCAGGGGGATGCTGTGCTCCGCCGCCGAGCTAGGGGTCTCCGCCGACCACTCGGGGATCCTCGTCCTCCCGCGCGACGCCGCGCCGGGCGACGACGTGGTGGGCCTTCTGGGCCTCAACGACACGATCCTCGAGCTGGAGATCACCCCCAACCGGCCCGACTGCATGAGCGTCCTCGGCGTGGCGCGTGAGGTGTCGGCTCTGTTGCGCAACGACCTGAGGCGGCCGGAGGTGAAGCTCGGTACGGCCGCGGTCACCAACCCCGTGTCGGTGGACGTGCAGGATCCGGTCGGGTGCCCCCGTTACCTCGCCCGCTATATCGAGGACGTGAAGGTCGAGAGGTCTCCCGCGTGGGTGACCGCGCGGCTCCTGAGCGTCGGTGTGCGCGCGGTGTCGAACGTCGTCGACGTCACGAACCTGGTCCTGTTCGAGCTCGGCCAGCCTCTCCACGCGTTCGACGCCGCGAAGGTGAGCGACGCGCACATCGTGGTCAGGCGCGGTCGCCGCGGCGAGCGGATGACGACGCTGGACGGGCACGAGCGGAGGCTGCATCCCGACGATCTCCTGATCGCGGAGAAGAAGGCGGCTCTTGGTATCGCCGGGGTGATGGGTGGAGGCGACTCGGAGGTTTCCGACCAGACCACCAGCGTCATCCTCGAGTCCGCATACTTCCAACCCGAATCGATCTCCTTCACCGGCCGGCGGCATGGTCTGAGAACCGAGGCGTCCGCACGCTTCGAGCGCGGAACGGATCCCGAGATGGTGACATTCGCCGCCGACCGGGCCGCTTCGCTGATCGCCGAGTTGGCGGGCGGCCGAGTGGCGGGGGATCTCGTCGACCGCTACCCGTCGCCGATCCGGCGGGCGACGATCTCGCTCCGCCCGCGGCGGGTCGAGCAGATCCTGGGCTCGCGCGTTGCCGCCGATCAGCAGATGACCTACCTGCGGTCGCTAGAGCTGGTGGTGACGGAGTCGGACGGTCTCCTGCAGGTCGAGGTCCCCACCTTCCGGCCCGATCTAGTCCGGGAGATAGATCTGGTGGAAGAGGTCGGGCGGCTCGCCGGGTTCGATCACCTGCCCAACACGCTGCCTCCCGGGCGAACGGGGCGGCTCGATCGGTCTCAGGTGGCGGAACGGGCCCTTCGACGGCTGCTCGCGGCCCTTGGTTTCCACGAGGCGTGGACCAGCTCCTTCATGGCCGAGTCAGAGCTGACGCGGCTCGGCGTCTCTGCCGCTGACCCGGCCGCGCGCGCGGTGCGACTCGCGAATCCGACGTCGGAGGAGTCACGCTGCCTCCGCACGACACTGTTGCCGGGCCTCCTCCGCTCGGTCGCGCTGAACGAGCGACAGCGTGCGCCGGGCGTCGCTCTTTTCGAGCTGGCGCGGGTGTACGAGGCGTCGGGAGAGCGTTTGCCGCAGGAGGCGGTGGTGCTGGCGGGGGTGGTGTCGGGGGCGAGAAGGCTAGCGGCTTGGAGCGCGCCGGAGCAGGCGTGGGACTTCTTCCACGCGAAGGGAATCGTCGAGTCGGTGTTCGCTTCGTTCGGGCTGCCCGCACCCGCGTTCTCGCAGGTGCAGGGGCTGCCCTTCCACCCGACGAGAGCTGCGGCGGTGACCGTCGACGGCACAGCCGCGGGAGCGGTCGGGGAATTGCATCCAGAGGTGTTGACGGCGTGGGAGATCGAGCGTCCGGTGATCGCGTTCGAGCTGGCGCTAGCTCCGGTGCTCGCGGCTCTGCCGGAGCGAACGAAGGTGCAGGAGTTGGGTCGGTTCCCGAGCAACTTCTTCGACATCGCGGTGGTCGTGAACGCGGATCTCGTCTCCTCGGAGGTCGAGGCCATCATCCGCGAGGTCGGTGCTCCCGAGGTGGTCAACGTGCGGCTGTTCGACGTCTACGAAGGCGACCAGATCCCGGAAGGCAAGAAGAGCCTCGCTTTCGCTTTGGAACTGAGGTCCAAGGAGGCGACGGTGACGGACGCGGTCGCCGCGACGGTAAGGGACAGGATCGTCGCTGCCCTGGCCGCGCGTCTGGGGGCCGGGCTCCGCCGATGA
- the argF gene encoding ornithine carbamoyltransferase, with product MSERDFLSIDDLSRAELQHLLDDAAAVKRDPAQWSSRLRDKQVALIFEKASTRTRVSFEVAVTSMGGHATVLRGDELQLERGETIEDTGRVLSRYVDAIVVRTYGQDRLERLADAASVPVVNALSDFSHPCQCLADLQTIREKKGELRGLSLAYLGDGNNVAHSLMFGGTKLGMDVRVACPPGYEPFPQVVERSVELADESGGTLAVTDDLEQAVAGADVLYTDVWVSMGQEESDRRQALAPYQLGPSVVDLASDDVIVMHCLPAHRGEEITPDVMDGPRSVVWDQAENRLHAQKALLAWLLNA from the coding sequence CTGTCCGAGCGGGACTTCCTGTCGATCGACGACCTGTCGCGCGCCGAGCTACAGCATCTTCTAGACGACGCGGCCGCCGTCAAGCGCGATCCGGCGCAGTGGTCCAGCCGCCTTCGAGACAAGCAGGTGGCGCTGATCTTCGAGAAGGCCTCCACGCGCACCCGCGTTTCGTTCGAGGTGGCCGTGACGTCGATGGGCGGTCACGCCACCGTGCTCCGCGGTGACGAGCTCCAACTCGAGAGAGGAGAGACGATCGAAGACACGGGCCGCGTCCTGTCGCGTTACGTCGATGCGATCGTTGTGCGGACGTACGGGCAGGACCGACTCGAACGGCTCGCGGACGCTGCCAGCGTCCCGGTTGTGAATGCCCTCAGCGACTTCTCGCACCCGTGTCAGTGCCTGGCAGACCTTCAGACGATCCGCGAGAAGAAGGGTGAGCTGCGGGGCCTGTCACTGGCTTATCTCGGCGACGGCAACAACGTGGCGCATTCCCTGATGTTCGGCGGGACGAAGTTGGGGATGGACGTGCGGGTCGCCTGCCCGCCGGGATACGAGCCGTTCCCCCAGGTGGTCGAGAGGTCGGTGGAGCTGGCTGATGAATCCGGCGGAACGCTGGCCGTCACGGATGACCTGGAACAAGCTGTGGCCGGCGCGGACGTGCTGTACACCGACGTGTGGGTGAGCATGGGGCAGGAAGAGTCCGACCGACGGCAGGCGCTCGCTCCGTACCAGCTCGGCCCCTCGGTCGTCGACCTCGCGAGTGATGACGTGATCGTGATGCACTGCCTTCCGGCCCATCGGGGCGAGGAGATAACGCCAGACGTCATGGATGGACCGCGTTCGGTTGTGTGGGACCAGGCCGAGAACAGATTGCACGCACAAAAGGCGCTGCTGGCCTGGTTGTTGAACGCTTAA
- a CDS encoding DNA-3-methyladenine glycosylase encodes MQRLLKSFYDRDALAVARDLIGCLFVHDGPQGRMAVRLVETEAYRGAQDPGSHGFRGVTPRTRAMFGPPGRLYVYFTYGMHWCVNIVCAPEGVCEAVLLRAGEPVSGIAAMRANRGGVGNDRLIASGPARLAQAMGISKMHDGMTLLRGGSFFCAEDASTAALRDGDVSRTNRIGLAKGRGDEIPWRYVVPEHPHASRRC; translated from the coding sequence TTGCAGCGGCTGCTCAAGAGCTTCTACGACCGCGACGCCCTCGCGGTGGCGCGCGATCTGATCGGTTGTCTGTTCGTTCACGACGGGCCGCAAGGGAGGATGGCGGTTCGGCTCGTCGAGACCGAGGCTTACCGCGGCGCCCAGGATCCCGGATCGCACGGGTTCCGCGGGGTGACGCCGCGGACCCGCGCCATGTTCGGCCCCCCCGGCCGCCTCTATGTCTATTTCACCTACGGCATGCACTGGTGTGTGAACATCGTCTGCGCGCCGGAAGGGGTGTGCGAGGCGGTGCTCCTAAGAGCGGGCGAGCCCGTGTCCGGGATCGCGGCGATGAGGGCGAACCGTGGGGGAGTCGGGAACGACCGGTTGATCGCGTCGGGGCCCGCGCGCCTCGCTCAGGCGATGGGCATCTCGAAGATGCACGACGGCATGACGTTGCTGCGCGGCGGCTCCTTCTTCTGCGCGGAAGACGCCAGCACAGCCGCGTTACGAGATGGAGACGTGTCACGAACGAACCGGATCGGCTTGGCGAAGGGCCGCGGCGATGAGATCCCTTGGAGGTATGTGGTACCGGAGCATCCGCACGCGTCGCGACGATGTTGA